A region from the Variovorax paradoxus genome encodes:
- a CDS encoding ABC transporter ATP-binding protein — MSTQNLLTLEGVHTHIGAYHILHGVDLAVPKGQLTMLLGRNGAGKTTTLRTIMGLWHASQGRVRFGGTDITAMQTPQIASRGIAYVPENMGIFSDLTVKENMLLAARGAKNAQQIDDTRLKWIFKLFPAVEKFWNHPAGKLSGGQKQMLAVSRAIVEPRELLLIDEPSKGLAPVMINNMIDAFAELKASGVTILLVEQNINFAQRLGDNVAVMDNGRVVHSGSMAAFSADAQLQQSLLGLAL, encoded by the coding sequence ATGAGCACTCAGAATCTTTTGACCCTCGAAGGCGTGCACACGCACATCGGGGCATACCACATCCTGCACGGCGTCGACCTCGCGGTGCCGAAGGGCCAGCTCACCATGCTGCTGGGCCGCAACGGCGCGGGCAAGACGACCACGCTGCGGACCATCATGGGCCTGTGGCATGCATCGCAGGGCAGGGTGCGCTTCGGTGGCACCGACATCACCGCGATGCAGACACCACAGATCGCCAGTCGCGGCATCGCCTACGTGCCCGAGAACATGGGCATCTTCTCCGACCTCACGGTGAAGGAGAACATGCTGCTCGCCGCGCGCGGCGCCAAGAACGCGCAGCAGATCGACGACACGCGCCTGAAGTGGATCTTCAAGCTCTTCCCCGCGGTCGAGAAGTTCTGGAACCATCCGGCCGGCAAGCTCTCGGGTGGGCAGAAGCAGATGCTGGCCGTGTCGCGCGCCATCGTCGAGCCGCGCGAACTGCTGCTGATCGACGAGCCCAGCAAGGGCCTTGCGCCCGTGATGATCAACAACATGATCGACGCCTTCGCCGAGCTCAAGGCGAGCGGCGTGACCATCCTGCTGGTGGAGCAGAACATCAACTTCGCCCAGCGCCTGGGCGACAACGTGGCGGTGATGGACAACGGCCGCGTGGTGCACAGCGGCTCGATGGCGGCGTTCTCGGCGGACGCGCAATTGCAGCAATCGCTGCTTGGACTGGCTCTATGA
- a CDS encoding sigma-54 interaction domain-containing protein, translating to MSAVPPVAASPALPLDAEGILALAARSMFHLFSSISQGMFLVDRSGRIVWVNEGYRRFLPALGFSSIDQFLGHMVEDVIPNTQMRRVLETGEPILVDLLTNKAGTFVVSRIPLREEREGGAGDVIGAIGIVLFDQPETTLQPLISKFALLQRDLDDARRELASQRNNPLYQHAADGQRRSKYTFASFIGSSPAAVEVKRHARRAAQSASPVLLLGETGTGKELLAHAIHASSARAKGMFVSVNIAAVPDTLLEAEFFGFAPGAFTGADRRGREGKFKLADGGSLFLDEIGDMPLGLQAKLLRALQEGEIEPLGSNKLVPFDARVIAATSRDLPELVRRGQFREDLYYRLNVLPLRVPPLRERRSDIPALVEALGEDMALRSGEAPPEITPDALALLAGQHWRGNIRELRNVLEQVTMRSDSQRIDAAQLERILREAGLEQIELPATLQSAHDADEQAMLLRPLAQQVAELERKAIAAALESTGGNKLATSRLLGISRATLYERMTSQERPA from the coding sequence ATGTCCGCCGTTCCGCCCGTTGCCGCATCGCCTGCTCTGCCCCTCGACGCCGAGGGCATTCTTGCGCTGGCCGCGCGCTCGATGTTCCATCTGTTCTCGAGCATCAGCCAAGGCATGTTCCTGGTGGACCGCAGCGGGCGCATCGTGTGGGTCAACGAAGGCTATCGCCGCTTCCTGCCGGCGCTGGGTTTTTCGTCGATCGACCAGTTCCTGGGCCACATGGTCGAGGACGTCATTCCCAACACGCAGATGCGGCGCGTGCTCGAGACCGGCGAGCCGATCCTGGTCGACCTGCTCACCAACAAGGCGGGCACCTTCGTGGTCAGCCGCATTCCGCTGCGCGAGGAGCGGGAGGGCGGGGCGGGCGATGTGATCGGCGCCATCGGCATCGTGCTGTTCGACCAGCCCGAGACCACGCTGCAGCCGCTCATCAGCAAGTTCGCGCTGCTGCAGCGCGACCTCGACGACGCGCGTCGCGAGCTCGCAAGCCAGCGCAACAACCCGCTCTACCAGCACGCGGCCGACGGGCAGCGCCGCTCCAAGTACACCTTTGCCAGCTTCATCGGCAGCAGCCCGGCCGCGGTGGAGGTGAAGCGCCATGCGCGGCGCGCCGCGCAGTCTGCGAGCCCGGTGCTGCTGCTGGGCGAAACGGGCACCGGCAAGGAACTGCTGGCGCATGCGATCCACGCTTCCTCCGCGCGGGCCAAGGGGATGTTCGTCAGCGTCAACATCGCGGCCGTGCCGGACACCTTGTTGGAGGCCGAGTTCTTCGGCTTCGCGCCCGGCGCCTTCACGGGCGCCGACCGGCGCGGGCGCGAAGGCAAGTTCAAGCTGGCCGACGGCGGCAGCCTCTTTCTCGACGAGATCGGCGACATGCCGCTCGGCCTGCAGGCCAAGCTGTTGCGCGCGCTGCAGGAGGGCGAGATCGAGCCGCTCGGCTCCAACAAGCTCGTGCCCTTCGATGCGCGCGTGATCGCCGCCACCTCGCGCGACCTGCCTGAGCTGGTGCGCCGCGGCCAGTTCCGCGAAGACCTGTACTACCGCCTCAACGTGCTGCCGTTGCGCGTGCCGCCGCTGCGCGAGCGCCGCAGCGACATTCCGGCACTGGTCGAGGCGCTGGGCGAGGACATGGCGCTGCGCAGCGGCGAGGCCCCGCCCGAGATCACGCCCGATGCGCTCGCGCTGCTGGCGGGCCAGCACTGGCGCGGCAACATCCGCGAGCTGCGCAACGTGCTGGAGCAGGTCACGATGCGCAGCGACTCGCAGCGCATCGACGCCGCGCAGCTCGAGCGCATCCTGCGCGAAGCGGGGCTGGAGCAGATCGAACTGCCCGCCACCTTGCAGAGTGCGCACGATGCCGACGAACAGGCGATGCTGCTGCGGCCGCTCGCGCAGCAGGTAGCCGAACTGGAGCGCAAGGCGATTGCCGCGGCGCTGGAGTCCACCGGCGGCAACAAGCTGGCAACGTCGAGGCTGCTCGGCATTTCGCGCGCAACGCTCTACGAGCGCATGACGAGCCAGGAGCGGCCGGCGTGA
- a CDS encoding extracellular catalytic domain type 2 short-chain-length polyhydroxyalkanoate depolymerase: protein MAAKRWNWKGLAAAAAITMAAQAAPAAVPLPALGANPAEVSVSGLSAGGFMAVQLHVAYSATFKRGAGVVAGGPYYCAEGSVVNATGRCMTHSTSIPVSSLVSTTNSWAASGAIDPVSNMSNSKVYMFSGTSDNTVKPAVMDDLKTYYQSFVPAANTVYKNNIGAGHAMVTDDYGGACSTTAAPYINNCGFDLAGEILTQLYGPLNPRNNGTLGGSFTEFNQSEFITGHGVAATGWIYVPQACTTASCRVHLVLHGCKQNYTDVGDQYVRKTGYNRWADTNNIVLIYPQTSTAATNSCWDWWGYDNANYAKKSGPQMAALKAMVDRVTGSGGGSSLPAPAGVGTSGATSSSMVVGWAGVTGASGYNVYRGGSKVNAAPVAGTNYTDTGLAPSTTYSWTVAALDASNAQGAMSTAATGTTLAGSGGGGTCYTASNYAHTVAGRAYALWGLTYAYGSGQSMGLWNVYVTTTLKQTGPNYYVIGTC, encoded by the coding sequence ATGGCAGCGAAACGATGGAACTGGAAGGGGTTGGCCGCAGCCGCGGCGATCACGATGGCGGCACAGGCCGCGCCGGCGGCGGTGCCGCTGCCGGCGCTCGGGGCCAATCCGGCGGAGGTGAGCGTGTCCGGCCTCTCGGCGGGCGGCTTCATGGCGGTGCAGTTGCACGTGGCTTACTCGGCCACCTTCAAGCGCGGCGCGGGCGTGGTCGCCGGCGGTCCGTACTACTGCGCCGAAGGCTCGGTGGTCAATGCCACCGGGCGCTGCATGACGCACAGCACCAGCATTCCGGTGTCGTCGCTCGTGAGCACCACCAACAGCTGGGCCGCCAGCGGCGCGATCGACCCGGTGTCGAACATGAGCAACTCCAAGGTGTACATGTTTTCGGGTACGTCGGACAACACCGTCAAGCCCGCGGTGATGGACGACCTCAAGACCTACTACCAGAGCTTCGTGCCCGCCGCCAACACGGTCTACAAGAACAACATCGGCGCCGGCCATGCGATGGTCACCGACGACTACGGCGGCGCCTGCAGCACCACCGCCGCGCCGTACATCAACAACTGCGGCTTCGACCTCGCGGGCGAGATCCTCACGCAGCTCTACGGGCCGCTGAACCCGCGCAACAACGGCACGCTGGGCGGCAGCTTCACCGAGTTCAACCAGTCGGAATTCATCACCGGCCACGGCGTGGCCGCCACCGGCTGGATCTACGTGCCGCAGGCCTGCACCACCGCGTCGTGCCGCGTGCACCTGGTGCTGCATGGCTGCAAGCAGAACTACACCGACGTGGGTGACCAGTACGTACGCAAGACCGGCTACAACCGCTGGGCCGACACCAACAACATCGTGCTGATCTACCCGCAGACCAGCACCGCAGCCACCAACAGCTGCTGGGACTGGTGGGGCTATGACAACGCGAACTACGCGAAGAAGTCGGGTCCGCAGATGGCGGCGCTCAAGGCCATGGTCGACCGTGTGACCGGCTCCGGCGGCGGCTCGTCGCTGCCGGCGCCCGCCGGCGTGGGCACCTCGGGCGCGACCAGCAGCAGCATGGTGGTCGGCTGGGCCGGCGTCACGGGTGCGAGCGGCTACAACGTCTACCGCGGCGGCAGCAAGGTCAACGCCGCACCGGTGGCCGGCACCAACTACACCGACACCGGCCTGGCCCCGTCCACCACCTACAGCTGGACCGTGGCGGCGCTGGACGCCAGCAATGCGCAGGGCGCGATGTCGACCGCGGCCACGGGCACCACCCTGGCCGGCAGCGGCGGCGGCGGAACCTGCTACACCGCCAGCAACTATGCGCACACCGTGGCGGGACGCGCCTATGCGCTGTGGGGCCTCACCTATGCCTACGGCTCGGGACAGTCGATGGGCCTGTGGAACGTCTATGTCACCACTACGCTCAAGCAGACCGGGCCCAACTACTACGTGATCGGCACCTGCTGA
- a CDS encoding ABC transporter ATP-binding protein, with product MLETQDLTIRFGGHVAVNGVSCAFAPGTLTAIVGPNGAGKTTYFNLISGQLKASAGTVSLDGQLLSGLSPSARTHAGLGRAFQLTNLFPNLTVLENVRLAVQATRQGAHRRGLNLWSIWSDHKALTERADQILADVALKSREHATVASLPHGDQRKLEVALLMALEPKVFMFDEPTAGMNAAEAPVILDLIRKLKQDKSKTILLVEHKMDVVRELADRIIVLHNGTLVADGEPAEVIASPVVQEAYLGIAKEAAA from the coding sequence ATGCTTGAGACGCAAGACCTGACCATCCGCTTCGGCGGGCACGTGGCCGTCAATGGCGTGAGCTGCGCCTTCGCGCCCGGCACGCTGACGGCCATCGTCGGCCCCAACGGGGCGGGCAAGACCACGTACTTCAACCTGATCTCGGGCCAGCTCAAGGCGAGCGCGGGCACGGTGTCGCTCGACGGGCAGCTGCTCTCGGGCCTGTCGCCGTCGGCGCGCACGCACGCGGGGCTGGGGCGGGCCTTCCAGCTCACCAACCTGTTCCCGAACCTCACGGTGCTGGAGAACGTGCGCCTGGCGGTGCAGGCCACGCGCCAGGGTGCGCACCGGCGCGGGCTCAACCTGTGGAGCATCTGGAGCGACCACAAGGCGCTGACCGAGCGCGCCGACCAGATCCTGGCGGACGTGGCACTCAAATCACGTGAACACGCGACCGTGGCGAGCCTGCCGCACGGCGACCAGCGCAAGCTCGAGGTGGCGCTCTTGATGGCGCTCGAACCGAAGGTCTTCATGTTCGACGAGCCCACGGCCGGCATGAACGCGGCCGAGGCGCCGGTCATCCTCGACCTGATCCGCAAGCTCAAGCAGGACAAGAGCAAGACCATCCTGCTGGTCGAACACAAGATGGACGTGGTGCGCGAACTGGCGGACCGCATCATCGTGCTGCACAACGGCACGCTGGTGGCGGATGGAGAACCGGCTGAAGTGATTGCCTCGCCGGTGGTGCAGGAAGCTTATCTGGGCATTGCGAAGGAGGCGGCCGCATGA
- a CDS encoding branched-chain amino acid ABC transporter permease: MFLKRLLSNDMPRSRLLALLLVALFIALAFAPFLFPGVKALSVAAKILVFVVLVASFDLLLGYTGIVSFAHTMFFGIGAYGIAISASRLGPSWGAVLLGLAASLAVSLVLSFAIGLFSLRVRAIFFAMITLAVASAFQTLASQLSDFTGGEDGLTFKLPELISPSFEFAEEPFLGVSLDGRLLCYYLLFVAAVVLVLALLRIVNSPFGRVLQAIRENEFRAEAIGYRVVVYRTTAAVLSALFATLAGAMLAIWLRYNGPDTSLSFEIMIDVLLIVVIGGMGTIYGAAIGAVLFVVAQSYLQDLLRVGSEAASGLPWLSALLSPDRWLLWLGVLFVLSVYYFPTGIVGKLRARAAR; the protein is encoded by the coding sequence ATGTTCCTGAAACGACTTCTCTCCAACGACATGCCCCGAAGCCGCCTGCTGGCGCTGCTGCTGGTGGCGCTGTTCATCGCGCTGGCCTTCGCGCCGTTCCTCTTCCCGGGCGTGAAGGCGCTCAGCGTCGCGGCCAAGATCCTGGTGTTCGTGGTGCTGGTCGCGAGCTTCGACCTGCTCTTGGGCTACACCGGCATCGTGAGCTTTGCGCACACCATGTTCTTCGGCATCGGTGCCTATGGCATCGCAATCTCGGCGTCGCGCCTCGGGCCCAGCTGGGGCGCGGTGCTGCTCGGGCTCGCGGCGTCGCTCGCGGTCTCGCTGGTGCTCTCGTTCGCCATCGGCCTCTTCTCGCTGCGGGTGCGCGCAATCTTCTTCGCGATGATCACGCTGGCGGTGGCCTCGGCCTTCCAGACGCTGGCCTCGCAGCTGTCGGATTTCACGGGCGGCGAAGACGGGCTCACCTTCAAGCTGCCCGAGCTGATCTCGCCGAGCTTCGAGTTTGCCGAAGAGCCCTTCCTCGGCGTCTCGCTCGACGGCCGGCTGCTGTGCTACTACCTGCTCTTCGTGGCGGCGGTGGTGCTGGTGCTCGCGCTGCTGCGCATCGTGAATTCGCCTTTCGGCCGCGTGCTGCAGGCGATCCGCGAGAACGAGTTCCGCGCCGAGGCCATCGGCTACCGCGTGGTGGTGTACCGCACCACGGCGGCCGTACTGTCGGCGCTCTTTGCCACGCTGGCCGGCGCCATGCTCGCGATTTGGCTGCGCTACAACGGGCCCGACACCTCGCTGAGCTTCGAGATCATGATCGACGTGCTGCTGATCGTGGTGATCGGTGGCATGGGCACCATCTACGGCGCGGCCATTGGCGCGGTGCTGTTCGTGGTGGCGCAGAGCTACCTGCAGGACCTGCTGCGCGTGGGCAGCGAGGCCGCGAGCGGGCTGCCGTGGCTCTCGGCGCTGCTGTCGCCCGATCGGTGGCTGCTGTGGCTGGGCGTGCTGTTCGTGCTCTCGGTGTATTACTTTCCGACCGGCATCGTCGGCAAGCTCAGGGCGAGGGCTGCGCGATGA
- a CDS encoding CerR family C-terminal domain-containing protein: MSASALQALSARAPRSDGVEARQRLLYAALALFAANGFAKTSTREIARAAGVNISAISYYFSDKAGLYAATFGEPMGGNAGDFISLYAAPDLPMEEALQIFFTRMIEPLKQGEIVRQCIQLHLREMLEPTSQWAEEMERDIKGPHNAIAGVLCRRLGLARPDDDVHRLTFAITGLAMQLFVSQDLVEAIRPSLLNTPRSVDTWAQRLTGYAIALVEAEALRRQATARPAAAPARSGRKKT, encoded by the coding sequence ATGAGCGCCTCCGCCCTGCAAGCACTTTCCGCCCGCGCGCCACGCAGCGACGGCGTCGAAGCACGCCAGCGCCTGCTGTATGCCGCCCTCGCCCTCTTTGCCGCCAACGGCTTCGCCAAGACCTCGACCCGCGAGATCGCGCGCGCGGCAGGCGTGAACATCTCGGCCATCAGCTACTACTTCAGCGACAAGGCCGGCTTGTATGCCGCCACCTTCGGCGAACCGATGGGCGGCAACGCGGGCGATTTCATCTCGCTCTATGCCGCGCCGGACCTGCCGATGGAAGAAGCTCTGCAGATCTTCTTCACCCGCATGATCGAGCCCCTGAAGCAGGGAGAAATCGTGCGGCAGTGCATCCAGCTGCACCTGCGCGAAATGCTCGAGCCGACCAGCCAGTGGGCCGAGGAGATGGAGCGTGACATCAAGGGCCCGCACAACGCCATCGCGGGCGTGCTGTGCCGCCGCCTGGGCCTCGCGCGGCCCGACGACGACGTGCACCGGCTGACCTTTGCCATCACCGGCCTGGCGATGCAGCTTTTCGTGAGCCAGGACCTGGTCGAGGCGATACGCCCCTCCTTGCTGAATACGCCGCGCAGCGTGGACACCTGGGCGCAGCGCCTCACGGGCTATGCCATTGCGCTGGTCGAGGCCGAAGCCCTGCGCCGCCAGGCCACTGCCAGGCCCGCGGCCGCACCTGCCCGTTCCGGGAGAAAGAAGACATGA
- a CDS encoding substrate-binding domain-containing protein produces MNRRHLVALAALAACAAAAPAWAQSNEIRIAHIYSKTGPLEAYGKQTQTGFTMGLDYATGGTMMVNGKKLVVIEKDDQGKPDLGKSLLAAAYSDDKAALAVGPTASGVALAMLPVAEEYKKILIVEPAVADSITGDKWNKYIFRTGRNSSQDAISNAVAIDKAGVTVATLAQDNAFGRDGVKAFGAALKKAKLVHEEYLPPATTDFTAGAQRLIDKLKDQPGRKIIWIVWAGAGNPFKIVDLDLKRYGIEIATGGNILPAMAAYKNLPGMEGAAYYYFGIPKNPVNEALVSAHYKEFKTPPDFFTAGGFSAAMAVVTALKKTNGDTGTNKLIGAMEGMSFDTPKGKMTFRKEDHQAMQSMYHFKIKADPAFAWGVPELVHEIKPEEMDIPIKNKR; encoded by the coding sequence ATGAACCGTCGCCACCTCGTCGCCCTGGCCGCACTCGCCGCCTGTGCCGCCGCCGCACCCGCCTGGGCCCAGTCCAACGAAATCCGCATCGCCCACATCTACAGCAAGACCGGTCCGCTCGAGGCCTACGGCAAGCAGACGCAGACCGGCTTCACGATGGGCCTGGACTACGCCACCGGCGGCACGATGATGGTCAACGGCAAGAAGCTGGTGGTCATCGAGAAGGACGACCAGGGCAAGCCCGACCTCGGCAAGTCGCTGCTGGCCGCCGCCTACTCCGACGACAAGGCCGCGCTGGCGGTGGGCCCCACGGCTTCCGGCGTGGCGCTGGCCATGCTGCCGGTGGCCGAGGAATACAAGAAGATCCTGATCGTGGAGCCCGCGGTGGCCGATTCGATCACCGGCGACAAGTGGAACAAGTACATCTTCCGCACCGGCCGCAATTCGAGCCAGGACGCAATCAGCAACGCGGTGGCCATCGACAAGGCCGGCGTGACCGTGGCCACGCTCGCGCAGGACAACGCCTTCGGCCGCGACGGGGTGAAGGCCTTCGGCGCCGCGCTCAAGAAGGCGAAGCTGGTGCACGAGGAGTACCTGCCGCCCGCCACCACCGACTTCACGGCCGGCGCGCAGCGCCTGATCGACAAGCTCAAGGACCAGCCGGGTCGCAAGATCATCTGGATCGTCTGGGCCGGCGCGGGCAATCCGTTCAAGATCGTCGACCTCGACCTCAAGCGCTACGGCATCGAGATTGCCACCGGCGGCAACATCCTGCCGGCCATGGCGGCCTACAAGAACCTGCCCGGCATGGAAGGCGCGGCGTACTACTACTTCGGCATTCCGAAGAACCCGGTCAACGAGGCACTGGTGTCGGCCCACTACAAGGAATTCAAGACGCCGCCGGACTTCTTCACGGCCGGCGGCTTCTCGGCCGCGATGGCGGTGGTCACGGCGCTCAAGAAGACCAACGGCGATACCGGCACCAACAAGCTAATCGGCGCGATGGAAGGCATGAGCTTCGACACGCCCAAGGGCAAGATGACCTTCCGCAAGGAAGACCACCAGGCGATGCAGTCGATGTACCACTTCAAGATCAAGGCCGACCCGGCCTTCGCCTGGGGCGTGCCGGAGCTGGTGCACGAGATCAAGCCCGAAGAGATGGACATTCCCATCAAGAACAAGAGATAA
- a CDS encoding efflux transporter outer membrane subunit, with protein sequence MRRLRSIAALCLPLCLGLGLAGCGLTRPPAAAPAPFPAQWHAPLPHGGSLASLADWWRQLDDPLLVELIAAAEAASPNLASAAARVAEARSTRVQAGAALLPNLDGTASASRGVSGSSFGSAGASSSSSSTAIAPLTTLQAGLQSKWEIDLFGRLRADRDSAEQKFNSATAKWHEARVAVAAETANAYFAERACQQQLRVSESDARSRGETARLNDLSARAGFTAPADAALARASASDASGRLTQQRALCAVQRKALVALSGIDEPTLEQKLAASPAQRALPAVGSIASVPAQAISQRPDVYAAELGVASASADVGSAEAERYPKLSISGSIGRMQIRTSGFRESLDTWTIGPVSLTVPLLDGGARAANSDAAKARYTEAVSLYRANVRQAVREVEEALVNLDATDARTTDADAAVKNYQASFDATQARYSSGLASLFELEDSRRTLFAAQTARVSLQRERTEAWVALYRSMGGGWARPESPSMTSNPAAKVATSP encoded by the coding sequence ATGAGACGACTCCGATCGATTGCCGCCCTCTGCCTGCCTCTGTGCCTGGGCCTCGGCCTTGCCGGCTGCGGCCTGACACGCCCGCCCGCCGCGGCCCCCGCGCCCTTCCCCGCGCAGTGGCACGCGCCGCTGCCGCACGGCGGCTCGCTCGCATCGTTGGCCGACTGGTGGCGCCAGCTCGACGATCCGCTGCTGGTCGAACTGATCGCAGCGGCCGAGGCCGCGAGCCCCAATCTCGCGAGCGCCGCCGCGCGCGTGGCCGAGGCGCGCTCCACACGCGTGCAGGCCGGCGCGGCGCTGCTGCCCAACCTGGACGGCACGGCCTCGGCCAGCCGCGGTGTCTCGGGCTCCTCCTTCGGCTCGGCCGGCGCAAGCTCTTCGTCCAGCAGCACGGCCATCGCGCCGCTGACCACGCTGCAAGCGGGCCTGCAGTCCAAGTGGGAGATCGACCTCTTCGGCCGCCTGCGCGCCGACCGCGATTCGGCCGAGCAGAAGTTCAACAGCGCCACCGCCAAATGGCACGAAGCGCGCGTTGCCGTGGCGGCTGAAACGGCCAATGCCTATTTCGCCGAACGCGCCTGCCAGCAGCAACTGCGCGTGTCCGAATCCGATGCCCGCTCGCGCGGCGAAACGGCGCGGCTCAACGACCTGTCCGCGCGCGCCGGCTTCACGGCGCCGGCCGACGCCGCGCTCGCACGCGCCAGCGCCTCCGATGCCTCGGGCCGCCTGACCCAGCAGCGCGCGTTGTGCGCGGTGCAGCGCAAGGCACTGGTGGCGCTCAGCGGCATCGACGAGCCCACGCTCGAACAGAAGCTCGCCGCCTCGCCCGCGCAGCGCGCCCTGCCGGCGGTCGGCAGCATTGCCAGCGTGCCGGCGCAGGCGATATCGCAGCGGCCCGACGTGTATGCGGCCGAGCTCGGCGTGGCCTCGGCCAGCGCCGACGTGGGCTCCGCCGAAGCCGAGCGCTACCCCAAGCTCAGCATCTCGGGCTCGATCGGCCGCATGCAGATCCGCACCAGCGGCTTCCGGGAATCGCTCGACACCTGGACGATCGGGCCGGTGTCGCTCACCGTGCCGCTGCTCGATGGCGGCGCGCGCGCGGCCAACAGCGATGCGGCCAAGGCGCGCTACACCGAAGCGGTGTCGCTCTACCGCGCGAACGTGCGGCAGGCGGTGCGCGAGGTGGAAGAAGCCCTGGTCAACCTCGATGCCACCGATGCGCGCACCACCGATGCCGATGCCGCAGTGAAGAACTACCAGGCCTCGTTCGACGCCACCCAGGCCCGCTACAGCAGCGGCCTGGCCAGCCTGTTCGAGCTCGAGGATTCGCGCCGCACGCTCTTTGCCGCGCAGACCGCCCGCGTCTCGCTGCAACGCGAACGCACCGAAGCCTGGGTCGCGCTCTACCGCTCGATGGGCGGCGGCTGGGCCCGCCCCGAATCGCCCTCAATGACTTCCAACCCGGCCGCCAAGGTCGCGACGTCGCCATGA
- a CDS encoding branched-chain amino acid ABC transporter permease gives MTKIDFDWKPLLLAPAIALVALPLTGSFSTWLTLTVAGLAMGMIIFIIASGLTLVFGLMDVLNFGHGVFIALGAFVASSVLGLMGDWTGSGELWRNLVAVFPAMLVAMAVAGAVGLAFERFIVRPVYGQHLKQILITMGGMIIGEELIKVIWGPAQIPLPLPEALRGSLFVADAAISKYRLLAVAVGVVVFGLLAWTLARTKIGLLIRAGVQDREMVESLGYRIGRLFIGVFVVGSALAGLGGVMWGLFQQNLVPQMGAQVNVLIFIVIIIGGLGSTGGALIGALLVGLMTNYIGFLLPTLTQFASILLMVAVLLWRPQGVYPVANR, from the coding sequence ATGACCAAGATCGACTTCGACTGGAAGCCGCTGCTGCTCGCTCCCGCCATCGCGCTGGTCGCGCTGCCGCTCACGGGCTCGTTCTCGACCTGGCTCACGCTCACGGTCGCGGGGCTGGCGATGGGCATGATCATCTTCATCATCGCCTCGGGCCTCACGCTGGTGTTCGGGCTGATGGACGTGCTCAACTTCGGCCACGGCGTGTTCATCGCGCTCGGCGCCTTCGTGGCCAGCAGCGTGCTCGGCCTGATGGGCGACTGGACCGGTTCGGGCGAACTGTGGCGCAACCTCGTGGCCGTGTTCCCCGCGATGCTGGTCGCGATGGCGGTGGCCGGCGCGGTCGGCCTCGCGTTCGAGCGCTTCATCGTGCGGCCGGTCTACGGCCAGCACCTGAAGCAGATCCTGATCACCATGGGCGGCATGATCATCGGCGAGGAACTCATCAAGGTGATCTGGGGGCCGGCGCAGATTCCGCTGCCGCTGCCCGAGGCGCTGCGCGGCTCGCTGTTCGTGGCCGACGCGGCCATCAGCAAGTACCGGCTGCTCGCGGTGGCGGTGGGCGTGGTGGTGTTTGGCCTGCTCGCATGGACGCTCGCGCGCACCAAGATCGGCCTCTTGATCCGCGCCGGCGTGCAGGACCGCGAGATGGTGGAGTCGCTCGGCTACCGCATCGGCCGGCTGTTCATCGGCGTGTTCGTGGTGGGCAGCGCGCTGGCCGGCCTGGGCGGCGTGATGTGGGGGCTGTTCCAGCAGAACCTGGTGCCGCAGATGGGCGCGCAGGTCAACGTGCTGATCTTCATCGTGATCATCATCGGCGGGCTCGGCTCGACGGGCGGCGCGCTGATCGGCGCGCTGCTGGTGGGGCTCATGACCAACTACATCGGCTTCCTGCTGCCCACGCTCACGCAGTTCGCGAGCATCCTGCTGATGGTGGCGGTGCTGCTGTGGCGGCCGCAGGGCGTGTACCCGGTCGCGAACCGTTGA